In one window of Clupea harengus chromosome 4, Ch_v2.0.2, whole genome shotgun sequence DNA:
- the dedd gene encoding death effector domain-containing protein isoform X2, with protein sequence MTSHQNENVSPPLLVPQNSSTHQGRPHTQPNQLDSSHSSGGGSSSNNSVTASTVRRGAMGGMSSSALSPSTVALNRAASASCSTSASSRRPTSGRYEPWPEEAVDNAYGLYSLHRMFDIVGAQLTNRDVRVLSFLFVDVIDEYERGGIRNGRDFLLALERQGRCDETNFRHVLQLLRIITRHDLLPYVTLRKRQTVCPDPVDKYLEETSVRYVSPRGTGENREGTSHRRTGPQPLICCSPSGPRVCPPRAKPGPSVPSRKRKRAHSSADCREKQTCDIRLRVRAEYCQHESALQGNVFSNKQEALERQFERFNQANTILKSRDLGSIICDIKFSELTYLDAFWRDYINGSLLEALKGVFITDSLKQAVGHEAIKLLVNVDEEDYQAGRRKLLRNLMAGSAAAGASGSRETTS encoded by the exons ATGACTTCACATCAGAATGAGAATGTCAGCCCTCCCTTGCTTGTACCACAGAACTCCTCTACCCATCAAGGTaggcctcacacacagcccaaccAGCTGGACTCATCCCATAGCAGCGGTGGCGGCAGCAGTAGTAACAACAGTGTAACTGCATCCACGGTGCGCAGAGGAGCCATGGGAGGCATGTCTTCCTCAGCCCTCAGCCCAAGCACGGTGGCCCTAAACAGGGCAGCCTCTGCCTCCTGTAGCACCTCTGCGTCGTCAAGGAGACCCACGTCTGGACGTTATGAACCCTGGCCCGAGGAGGCCGTGGACAATGCCTACGGGCTGTACTCGTTGCACCGCATGTTCGACATTGTCGGGGCGCAGCTCACGAACCGCGATGTGCGCGTGCTGTCGTTTCTTTTCGTGGACGTCATCGACGAGTATGAACGCGGTGGTATCCGCAACGGACGGGACTTCCTGCTGGCGCTGGAGCGGCAGGGTAGGTGTGACGAGACCAATTTCAGACATGTACTTCAGCTGCTCCGCATCATCACCCGGCACGACCTGCTGCCCTACGTCACGctcagaaaaagacagacag tttGTCCAGATCCAGTGGATAAGTACTTGGAGGAGACGTCAGTGCGTTATGTATCCCCCAGAGGCACAGGGGAGAACAGAGAAGGCACATCGCACAGAAGGACAG GGCCCCAGCCTCTGATATGCTGCTCCCCCTCGGGGCCCCGGGTGTGTCCCCCACGTGCCAAACCAGGCCCCTCAGTCCCCAGTCGCAAGAGGAAGAGGGCCCACTCCAGCGCAGACTGCAGGGAGAAGCAGACATGTG ATATTCGTCTCCGTGTGCGTGCTGAATACTGCCAGCATGAGTCAGCCCTGCAGGGCAACGTCTTTTCCAACAAGCAGGAGGCGCTGGAGCGCCAGTTTGAGCGTTTCAACCAGGCCAACACCATCCTCAAGTCGCGTGACCTGGGTTCCATCATCTGTGACATCAAGTTCTCCGAGCTGACCTACCTGGACGCCTTCTGGCGGGACTACATCAACGGCTCCCTGCTGGAGGCCCTCAAAGGCGTCTTCATCACGGACTCGCTCAAGCAGGCCGTGGGCCACGAGGCCATCAAGCTCCTCGTCAACGTGGACGAGGAGGACTATCAGGCCGGGCGGCGCAAGCTGCTGCGGAACCTCATGGCCGGCAGTGCTGCAGCCGGAGCCAGTGGGAGCAGAGAGACTACATCATAG
- the dedd gene encoding death effector domain-containing protein isoform X1, which translates to MTSHQNENVSPPLLVPQNSSTHQGRPHTQPNQLDSSHSSGGGSSSNNSVTASTVRRGAMGGMSSSALSPSTVALNRAASASCSTSASSRRPTSGRYEPWPEEAVDNAYGLYSLHRMFDIVGAQLTNRDVRVLSFLFVDVIDEYERGGIRNGRDFLLALERQGRCDETNFRHVLQLLRIITRHDLLPYVTLRKRQTVCPDPVDKYLEETSVRYVSPRGTGENREGTSHRRTGLGPQPLICCSPSGPRVCPPRAKPGPSVPSRKRKRAHSSADCREKQTCDIRLRVRAEYCQHESALQGNVFSNKQEALERQFERFNQANTILKSRDLGSIICDIKFSELTYLDAFWRDYINGSLLEALKGVFITDSLKQAVGHEAIKLLVNVDEEDYQAGRRKLLRNLMAGSAAAGASGSRETTS; encoded by the exons ATGACTTCACATCAGAATGAGAATGTCAGCCCTCCCTTGCTTGTACCACAGAACTCCTCTACCCATCAAGGTaggcctcacacacagcccaaccAGCTGGACTCATCCCATAGCAGCGGTGGCGGCAGCAGTAGTAACAACAGTGTAACTGCATCCACGGTGCGCAGAGGAGCCATGGGAGGCATGTCTTCCTCAGCCCTCAGCCCAAGCACGGTGGCCCTAAACAGGGCAGCCTCTGCCTCCTGTAGCACCTCTGCGTCGTCAAGGAGACCCACGTCTGGACGTTATGAACCCTGGCCCGAGGAGGCCGTGGACAATGCCTACGGGCTGTACTCGTTGCACCGCATGTTCGACATTGTCGGGGCGCAGCTCACGAACCGCGATGTGCGCGTGCTGTCGTTTCTTTTCGTGGACGTCATCGACGAGTATGAACGCGGTGGTATCCGCAACGGACGGGACTTCCTGCTGGCGCTGGAGCGGCAGGGTAGGTGTGACGAGACCAATTTCAGACATGTACTTCAGCTGCTCCGCATCATCACCCGGCACGACCTGCTGCCCTACGTCACGctcagaaaaagacagacag tttGTCCAGATCCAGTGGATAAGTACTTGGAGGAGACGTCAGTGCGTTATGTATCCCCCAGAGGCACAGGGGAGAACAGAGAAGGCACATCGCACAGAAGGACAGGTCTGG GGCCCCAGCCTCTGATATGCTGCTCCCCCTCGGGGCCCCGGGTGTGTCCCCCACGTGCCAAACCAGGCCCCTCAGTCCCCAGTCGCAAGAGGAAGAGGGCCCACTCCAGCGCAGACTGCAGGGAGAAGCAGACATGTG ATATTCGTCTCCGTGTGCGTGCTGAATACTGCCAGCATGAGTCAGCCCTGCAGGGCAACGTCTTTTCCAACAAGCAGGAGGCGCTGGAGCGCCAGTTTGAGCGTTTCAACCAGGCCAACACCATCCTCAAGTCGCGTGACCTGGGTTCCATCATCTGTGACATCAAGTTCTCCGAGCTGACCTACCTGGACGCCTTCTGGCGGGACTACATCAACGGCTCCCTGCTGGAGGCCCTCAAAGGCGTCTTCATCACGGACTCGCTCAAGCAGGCCGTGGGCCACGAGGCCATCAAGCTCCTCGTCAACGTGGACGAGGAGGACTATCAGGCCGGGCGGCGCAAGCTGCTGCGGAACCTCATGGCCGGCAGTGCTGCAGCCGGAGCCAGTGGGAGCAGAGAGACTACATCATAG
- the ugt5e1 gene encoding UDP glucuronosyltransferase 5 family, polypeptide E1, which translates to MLRSRTLTSLVRCRIYTALVCLLMSLPAQSYAGKILVYPVDGSHWLNMNILLRELHNRGHELTVVRSSTSWYVPEQAAHYTSITIPTSHASNLEDPEYMASFLKRNIEIRSGDASILSFIALQQETLTLLMEAHKASADMVRDILQNKDLMKSLKSTGYDIMLTDPGFAGGVVLGRYLELPMVFNVRWITNAEGHFAIAPSPLSYIPTIGSQVSDKMSFVHKLKNFLHYGIGQYIDHGITRPLYQGVISEFIDPDSNIYSLIQGADLWLMRVDFVFEFPRPTMPNVVYMGGFQCKPSKSLPPELEEFMQSSGEHGVVVMSLGTLLGSLVPEISEVIAAAFARLPQKVVWRHLGEKPSTLGNNTLVVDWLPQNDLLGHPKTQAFVTHGGTNGIYEAIYHGVPILGLPLIFDQFDNMIRLTSRGVAKVLEVTALDVDILTQALQEILDKKKPYRENMRRLSLLHHDQPMKPMDTAIFWLEFVMRHKGAAHLRTESYKLPWYAYYNVDVLAFLLGFVTVIVLLFVMTFKALCKAVCRQKQTKKDKVQ; encoded by the coding sequence ATGCTGCGGAGCAGAACTCTGACCAGCCTTGTCCGATGTCGGATTTACACCGCTCTGGTATGTCTGCTCATGAGTCTACCAGCACAGTCCTATGCTGGCAAGATCCTCGTGTATCCCGTGGATGGCAGCCACTGGCTGAACATGAACATTCTCCTGCGTGAGTTACACAATCGTGGGCACGAGCTTACTGTGGTGCGCTCGTCCACTAGTTGGTACGTCCCCGAACAAGCGGCCCACTACACGTCCATCACTATTCCCACCTCCCACGCGAGCAACCTGGAGGACCCAGAATATATGGCATCCTTCTTGAAAAGGAACATTGAAATACGCAGTGGCGACGCTTCCATTTTGTCCTTCATTGCTCTTCAGCAGGAGACTTTGACCTTGCTGATGGAGGCTCACAAGGCCTCTGCGGATATGGTTCGGGACATCCTCCAGAACAAAGACCTGATGAAGTCACTTAAGAGCACAGGCTATGACATAATGTTGACAGATCCTGGATTTGCAGGGGGAGTTGTGTTAGGGCGCTATCTAGAGCTGCCCATGGTATTCAATGTCCGTTGGATAACAAACGCTGAAGGTCACTTTGCAATTGCTCCCTCTCCACTATCTTACATCCCCACCATTGGCTCTCAGGTCTCAGACAAAATGAGCTTTGTACATAAGCTGAAAAACTTCTTGCATTATGGAATAGGTCAGTATATAGACCACGGCATCACCAGGCCCCTCTACCAGGGTGTCATCAGTGAGTTTATCGATCCAGACAGCAACATCTACTCTTTGATTCAGGGAGCAGACCTGTGGCTAATGCGCGTTGACTTTGTCTTCGAATTCCCCCGTCCCACAATGCCAAACGTGGTCTACATGGGAGGTTTTCAGTGTAAACCCTCCAAGTCTCTACCTCCAGAGTTGGAAGAGTTTATGCAGAGTTCAGGGGAGCATGGGGTGGTTGTAATGTCCTTGGGTACTCTACTCGGAAGCCTTGTACCAGAAATCTCAGAAGTCATCGCAGCAGCCTTTGCAAGACTGCCGCAGAAAgttgtctggaggcatcttggTGAGAAGCCCTCTACTTTGGGCAACAACACACTGGTGGTGGACTGGCTGCCACAGAATGACTTGTTGGGTCACCCCAAAACTCAAGCTTTTGTCACTCATGGAGGTACCAATGGGATCTATGAGGCAATCTACCACGGAGTCCCTATTCTTGGGCTGCCTCTGATCTTTGACCAGTTTGACAACATGATTCGCCTGACATCCAGAGGGGTGGCTAAAGTGCTAGAGGTGACAGCCTTGGATGTGGACATCCTGACACAAGCTCTACAAGAAATCCTGGATAAAAAGAAACCATACAGGGAGAACATGCGCAGACTGTCACTGCTGCACCATGACCAGCCGATGAAGCCCATGGACACTGCCATCTTCTGGCTGGAGTTTGTAATGCGGCACAAGGGGGCTGCACACCTGCGCACAGAGTCCTACAAGCTGCCATGGTACGCCTATTACAACGTGGATGTGCTGGCGTTTCTTCTAGGCTTTGTCACTGTAATTGTTTTGCTGTTTGTGATGACCTTCAAGGCCCTCTGTAAAGCAGTGTGTcggcaaaaacagacaaaaaaagacaaagtcCAGTAG